A genomic stretch from Cellulomonas sp. KRMCY2 includes:
- a CDS encoding MGMT family protein, with translation MDDDYLEAVLDLVAAIPPGRVMTYGTIAEVLRDRSGGGGPRQVGQVMARAGSGVPWWRVVNASGRPPARYRTDAVAALRAEGCPLTDDETADDTDARVVLRTALWWPEP, from the coding sequence ATGGACGACGACTACCTCGAGGCGGTGCTCGACCTGGTGGCCGCGATCCCGCCGGGGCGCGTGATGACCTACGGCACGATCGCGGAGGTGCTCCGCGACAGGTCGGGCGGCGGTGGCCCGCGCCAGGTCGGCCAGGTGATGGCCCGGGCCGGCTCCGGGGTGCCGTGGTGGCGCGTCGTGAACGCCTCGGGGCGTCCCCCTGCGAGGTACCGGACCGACGCCGTCGCCGCCCTGCGGGCCGAGGGCTGCCCCCTGACGGACGACGAGACGGCGGACGACACCGACGCCCGGGTCGTCCTGCGCACCGCGCTCTGGTGGCCCGAGCCCTGA
- a CDS encoding PP2C family protein-serine/threonine phosphatase, translated as MTLTAPVPRQTRQARAGAPRRARPPRSGGARGRRGRGGRGRPLTRQVTATSGLVGLALLAGFGMVMSPEWVSSAAMLFLVLLGVFVLRLAGMVALSVVVLGQMVTLELTGLTSVTPGTLAIEVLGVVCGVLFVRSRDRLGLQGATSDLMLVDLRDRLVAHGRIPLLPEGWRVDSIVRSAYAEAFSGDFVVASRTQGGRLLEIVLVDVSGKGQEAGVRSLLLSGAFGGLLGAMPREGFLPAANTYLLEQNWPEGFATAVHLAIDLDSGLFWVSTAGHPPAVHLHAGSGRIDIIDTTGGPVLGIVTAPTFVVHAGRMERGDTLMFYTDGLVESPGADVDLGIDRLMGEAERVIATRSGGADAVVAGVRAGDADDRALILVHRD; from the coding sequence GTGACCCTCACTGCGCCCGTCCCGCGTCAGACGCGGCAGGCGCGCGCCGGCGCCCCGCGACGGGCGCGTCCGCCGCGCTCCGGCGGCGCGCGGGGGCGTCGGGGCCGCGGTGGGCGGGGACGCCCGCTGACCCGCCAGGTGACGGCGACGTCGGGCCTGGTGGGGCTGGCCCTGCTCGCCGGGTTCGGCATGGTCATGTCCCCGGAGTGGGTCTCGTCCGCGGCGATGCTCTTCCTCGTCCTGCTCGGTGTCTTCGTGCTCCGGCTGGCCGGCATGGTCGCGCTGAGCGTCGTCGTCCTGGGCCAGATGGTCACGCTCGAGCTCACCGGTCTGACCAGCGTCACTCCTGGGACCTTGGCCATCGAGGTGCTCGGAGTGGTCTGCGGCGTCCTGTTCGTCCGCAGCCGGGACCGTCTCGGGCTGCAGGGCGCGACCAGCGACCTGATGCTGGTCGACCTGCGGGACCGGCTGGTGGCGCACGGCCGGATCCCGCTGCTGCCCGAGGGGTGGCGGGTCGACAGCATCGTGCGCTCGGCCTATGCCGAGGCTTTCTCCGGCGACTTCGTCGTCGCGTCCCGGACCCAGGGCGGACGGTTGCTGGAGATCGTCCTCGTCGACGTCTCCGGCAAGGGGCAGGAGGCGGGCGTCCGCTCGTTGCTGCTCTCCGGTGCGTTCGGCGGCCTGCTCGGCGCGATGCCCCGGGAGGGGTTCCTGCCCGCGGCCAACACGTACCTGCTCGAACAGAACTGGCCGGAGGGTTTCGCCACGGCCGTCCACCTGGCGATCGACCTGGACTCGGGCCTCTTCTGGGTCTCGACGGCCGGGCACCCGCCGGCCGTGCACCTGCACGCAGGCTCCGGTCGCATCGACATCATCGACACGACCGGCGGCCCGGTGCTCGGCATCGTCACCGCTCCGACCTTCGTCGTGCACGCCGGCCGGATGGAGCGCGGCGACACCCTGATGTTCTACACCGACGGTCTGGTGGAGAGCCCTGGCGCCGACGTCGACCTGGGCATCGATCGGCTGATGGGTGAGGCCGAACGGGTGATTGCGACCCGCAGCGGCGGTGCCGACGCCGTCGTGGCCGGTGTGCGTGCCGGCGACGCCGACGACCGCGCACTGATCCTCGTCCACCGCGACTGA
- a CDS encoding GNAT family N-acetyltransferase, which yields MTTLPPGYRTVDVPEARRHDLLVLESWAFPGTLSDEAADALPSPLSWDRTRGVETPDGELVASHGSYPFASFPVPGARTRVSGLTWVGVHPGHRRRGLLRSMIEDHVHRSLTRGEAVSALFAAEPAIYGRFGYGLAARDLRLKIPRGAALRDVPGADALRVRIERVDAERHGELIHQVHSAVDRPGWAVRDTPELRAAHLIDIEAFRDGAESLRIAVVEDDGTPVAYALFRRKSVWNDAGPRGVVRVSEAVAQDARAARALWGVLLDLDLMATVETSLLAPDDPLAWLLIDPRAAETRLSDNVWVRVLDVPAALAARRYATQVDVVLEVTDTMLPANAGRWHLVGGPDAATVRRTDAPADLLLDVRDLGSAYLGGVSLAALATAGLVTELTPGALHGAAVAFGWPLAPVCSWVF from the coding sequence ATGACCACGCTGCCGCCCGGCTACCGCACCGTCGACGTGCCCGAGGCACGTCGCCACGACCTCCTCGTCCTGGAGTCCTGGGCATTCCCCGGCACCCTGTCCGACGAGGCGGCCGACGCACTCCCCTCCCCGCTGAGCTGGGACCGCACGCGCGGCGTCGAGACGCCGGACGGCGAGCTCGTGGCGAGCCACGGCTCCTACCCGTTCGCGAGCTTCCCGGTGCCCGGCGCTCGGACCAGAGTGTCCGGCCTGACCTGGGTCGGTGTCCACCCCGGTCACCGACGTCGCGGCCTGCTGCGCTCGATGATCGAGGACCACGTCCACCGGAGCCTCACGCGTGGCGAGGCCGTCTCCGCACTGTTCGCCGCGGAGCCGGCGATCTACGGCCGGTTCGGCTACGGCCTGGCCGCACGCGACCTGCGGCTGAAGATCCCGCGCGGCGCCGCCTTGCGGGACGTGCCGGGCGCCGATGCGCTGCGGGTCCGGATCGAGCGGGTGGACGCGGAGCGGCACGGAGAGCTGATCCACCAGGTGCACAGCGCCGTGGACCGGCCCGGCTGGGCGGTGCGCGACACCCCGGAGCTGCGGGCCGCCCACCTGATCGACATCGAGGCCTTCCGGGACGGTGCCGAGTCGCTGCGCATCGCCGTGGTGGAGGACGACGGCACGCCCGTGGCCTACGCGCTGTTCCGCCGCAAGTCCGTGTGGAACGACGCCGGTCCGCGCGGCGTCGTGCGGGTCAGCGAGGCGGTCGCCCAGGATGCCCGCGCAGCACGGGCCCTGTGGGGTGTCCTGCTCGACCTGGACCTGATGGCGACCGTCGAGACCTCGTTGCTCGCGCCCGACGACCCGCTGGCGTGGCTGCTCATCGACCCACGGGCCGCCGAGACGCGACTGTCCGACAACGTCTGGGTCCGCGTGCTGGACGTGCCTGCAGCACTGGCCGCCCGGCGCTACGCGACCCAGGTCGACGTCGTGCTCGAGGTGACGGACACGATGCTGCCGGCCAACGCCGGGCGCTGGCACCTGGTGGGCGGACCCGACGCCGCCACGGTCCGGCGCACGGATGCACCGGCCGACCTGCTGCTGGACGTGCGCGACCTCGGCTCGGCCTACCTCGGTGGCGTCTCGCTCGCCGCCCTGGCGACCGCCGGCCTGGTCACCGAGCTGACCCCGGGTGCCCTGCACGGCGCGGCGGTCGCCTTCGGCTGGCCGCTCGCCCCGGTGTGCAGCTGGGTCTTCTAG
- a CDS encoding ribose-5-phosphate isomerase, whose product MRIHVAADHAGYELKAHLVEHLRAGGHDVVDHGAEAYDAQDDYPAFCFEAGGAVVADPGSLGVVIGGSGNGEQIAANKVPGVRAALAWSMQTAVLARAHNDANVVAIGARQHSVDESTEILEAFLAEPFSGDPRHQRRIDQLSAYETRR is encoded by the coding sequence ATGCGCATCCACGTCGCCGCCGACCACGCCGGGTACGAGCTCAAGGCACACCTCGTCGAGCATCTTCGTGCCGGGGGGCACGACGTCGTCGATCACGGCGCCGAGGCCTATGACGCCCAGGACGACTACCCGGCGTTCTGCTTCGAGGCCGGCGGGGCCGTCGTGGCGGACCCCGGCAGCCTCGGTGTGGTGATCGGCGGCTCGGGCAACGGCGAGCAGATCGCCGCCAACAAGGTCCCCGGCGTCCGTGCCGCGCTGGCATGGAGCATGCAGACGGCCGTCCTGGCGCGGGCGCACAACGACGCCAACGTCGTGGCGATCGGTGCCCGCCAGCACTCGGTCGACGAGTCGACCGAGATCCTCGAGGCGTTCCTCGCCGAACCGTTCAGCGGCGACCCGCGCCACCAGCGCCGGATCGACCAGCTGTCCGCGTACGAAACCCGACGCTGA
- a CDS encoding LacI family DNA-binding transcriptional regulator, with translation MSRDARPGPARRAVTLEDVATAAGVSRATASRAINGIPTVGAAAAAAVRAAAAELGYRPNPAARSLARGRHDSIALVITERDLAELPNSFFAQPLRGATTAVARHSLQLVLLLAGQEDDEATLRRFLDGRHVDGAMVILEAHSTNLPKALGNAHVPVVYLGRPVDSDAHLHSYVDVDNYGGARLATAELVAAGRRTVGTIAGPPDMGVAVDRLAGWRDVLTEHGLRVPQPVYADFSADGGANAMARLLAAEPLLDGVFVASDLMATGALKVLTASGRRVPADLSVVGYDDSILASTATPPLTSVRQPLEEMGQLMVEVLLELIADPDAGPVQRVLPSQITRRESV, from the coding sequence GTGAGCCGCGACGCACGCCCCGGGCCGGCCCGCCGCGCGGTGACCCTCGAGGATGTCGCGACGGCGGCAGGGGTCTCGCGCGCCACAGCGTCCCGCGCCATCAACGGGATCCCCACCGTCGGAGCGGCGGCCGCCGCGGCGGTCCGCGCCGCCGCAGCCGAGCTCGGCTACCGCCCCAACCCCGCAGCGCGCTCCTTGGCCCGCGGCCGGCACGACTCGATCGCGCTGGTGATCACCGAGCGTGATCTCGCGGAGCTGCCGAACTCGTTCTTCGCCCAGCCGTTGCGCGGGGCGACCACCGCCGTCGCGCGGCACTCCCTCCAGCTCGTCCTGCTCCTCGCCGGCCAGGAGGACGACGAGGCGACGCTCCGCCGCTTCCTCGACGGCCGGCACGTCGACGGCGCGATGGTGATCCTTGAGGCGCACAGCACCAACCTGCCGAAGGCGCTCGGCAACGCGCACGTGCCAGTGGTCTACCTGGGCCGGCCCGTCGACTCGGACGCGCACCTGCACTCCTACGTCGACGTCGACAACTACGGCGGCGCGAGGCTCGCGACCGCCGAGCTGGTCGCGGCGGGGCGCCGGACCGTCGGCACGATCGCCGGCCCGCCGGACATGGGGGTGGCCGTCGACCGGCTGGCCGGGTGGCGCGACGTGCTGACCGAGCACGGCCTGCGCGTCCCGCAGCCGGTGTACGCGGACTTCTCGGCGGACGGTGGAGCCAACGCGATGGCCCGGCTGCTCGCGGCGGAACCCCTCCTCGACGGCGTCTTCGTCGCGTCGGACCTGATGGCGACCGGGGCCCTGAAGGTGCTCACGGCGAGCGGCCGACGGGTCCCGGCGGACCTGTCGGTCGTGGGGTACGACGACTCGATCCTCGCCTCGACCGCGACGCCGCCGCTGACGTCCGTCCGGCAGCCGCTGGAGGAGATGGGTCAGCTCATGGTCGAGGTGCTGCTCGAGCTCATCGCCGACCCGGACGCCGGACCCGTGCAGCGGGTCCTGCCGTCGCAGATCACCCGGCGGGAGTCGGTCTGA
- a CDS encoding glycoside hydrolase family 3 N-terminal domain-containing protein, which produces MALTTGATARIDVLLQQMTLPEKVAQLVGAWIGIDPSTGAVAPAQNENMPATTSWEAVSADGLGHITRLYGTRPVTATEGRTTLRELQADLRARTRHGIGAIAHEECLTGVAAWQATTFPSPPAYGSTWDPELIEQVGAAIGESMRALEVHQGLAPLLDVVQDPRWGRVEECFGEDPYLVGTLGAAFVRGIEGAGIIATLKHFVGYPASQGGRNLGPVHIGPRELAEVLLYPFEVALREGGARSVMPSYSEIDQVPTHGDASLLTDLLRDAWGFSGTVVADYFGVNFLQTLHGVSASKRASAERALTAGVDIELPSADCYLALADGELDPQVAAALDVALRRVLTQKAELGLLDPPTTDPPGADDPIDLNPPAHAALARQVAEESVILLANTGALPLVTPATVAVIGPNADSGPALLGDYSFTNHVEVHHPDIEPGLVIPTVLEALRSELPGSRIVHATGCDVRAPGRAGFAEAVEAATDADVAVMVMGDRAGLFGRGTVGEGCDTDTLELPGEQRALVEAVLATGTPVVLVLITGRPYALDWATDRAAAIVQAWFPGQDGASAVAGVLTGRVNPSGRTSLSFPRSAGMQPMTYRHVKLAGKVDVTNLDPTPVFPFGHGGSYTTFEHTDLRLSSDEIATDGTVEVTVRVTNTGDRAGTEVAQLYLHDVVAPVTRPAIALVGYARVDLAAGRSRDVTWRVHADRLAWVGTDHRWTVAPHEGSLSVGASSGDLRATRRLAVTGPVRSLGHDRVLTTPVEVR; this is translated from the coding sequence ATGGCCCTCACGACAGGTGCGACGGCCCGCATCGACGTGCTCCTGCAGCAGATGACCCTTCCCGAGAAGGTCGCACAGCTCGTCGGCGCCTGGATCGGGATCGACCCGAGCACCGGAGCGGTCGCCCCTGCGCAGAACGAGAACATGCCCGCCACCACCAGCTGGGAGGCGGTCTCGGCCGACGGCCTCGGCCACATCACACGGCTGTACGGCACCCGACCGGTCACCGCGACCGAGGGTCGCACGACCCTGCGCGAGCTGCAGGCCGACCTGCGAGCGCGCACGCGGCACGGCATCGGTGCGATCGCGCACGAGGAGTGCCTGACCGGGGTGGCCGCCTGGCAGGCCACGACGTTCCCGTCGCCGCCGGCCTACGGCTCGACCTGGGACCCCGAGCTGATCGAGCAGGTCGGTGCGGCGATCGGCGAGTCGATGCGTGCGCTCGAGGTCCACCAGGGCCTCGCGCCGCTGCTCGACGTCGTCCAGGACCCGCGATGGGGACGCGTCGAGGAGTGCTTCGGCGAGGACCCGTACCTGGTCGGGACGCTCGGCGCCGCATTCGTGCGCGGGATCGAAGGCGCCGGCATCATCGCGACCCTCAAGCACTTCGTCGGCTACCCGGCCTCCCAGGGGGGCCGCAACCTCGGTCCGGTGCACATCGGACCCCGTGAGCTCGCCGAGGTGCTGCTGTACCCGTTCGAGGTCGCGCTGCGCGAGGGCGGCGCCCGCTCGGTGATGCCGTCCTACTCCGAGATCGACCAGGTCCCCACCCATGGCGACGCCTCGCTGCTGACCGACCTGCTGCGCGACGCGTGGGGATTCTCCGGGACGGTCGTCGCCGACTACTTCGGGGTCAACTTCCTGCAGACGCTGCACGGCGTGAGCGCCTCGAAGCGCGCGTCGGCCGAACGCGCCCTGACCGCCGGGGTGGACATCGAGCTGCCGAGCGCCGACTGCTACCTCGCCCTGGCCGACGGCGAGCTGGACCCGCAGGTCGCGGCCGCCCTCGACGTCGCGCTGCGCCGCGTCCTGACCCAGAAGGCCGAGCTCGGCCTGCTCGACCCGCCGACGACCGACCCACCCGGCGCCGACGACCCGATCGACCTCAACCCGCCCGCACACGCCGCACTGGCCCGGCAGGTCGCCGAGGAGTCGGTGATCCTGCTCGCCAACACCGGCGCGCTCCCCCTGGTCACCCCGGCCACGGTTGCCGTGATCGGACCGAACGCCGACTCCGGACCGGCGCTGCTCGGCGACTACAGCTTCACCAACCACGTCGAGGTGCACCACCCCGACATCGAGCCCGGCCTGGTCATCCCGACGGTGCTCGAGGCGCTGCGGTCCGAGCTCCCGGGCAGCCGGATCGTGCACGCCACCGGGTGCGACGTCCGCGCTCCGGGCCGGGCGGGCTTCGCCGAGGCCGTCGAGGCGGCCACCGACGCCGACGTCGCCGTCATGGTGATGGGAGACCGGGCCGGGCTCTTCGGTCGCGGGACCGTGGGCGAGGGCTGCGACACCGACACGCTCGAGCTGCCGGGTGAGCAGCGCGCCCTGGTCGAGGCCGTCCTCGCGACCGGAACCCCGGTCGTGCTGGTCCTGATCACCGGGCGCCCCTACGCGCTCGACTGGGCGACCGACCGCGCCGCGGCGATCGTCCAGGCCTGGTTCCCGGGCCAGGACGGCGCATCCGCCGTCGCCGGCGTGCTCACCGGGCGGGTGAACCCGTCCGGCCGGACGTCACTGAGCTTCCCGAGGTCGGCCGGGATGCAGCCGATGACGTATCGCCACGTCAAGCTCGCCGGCAAGGTCGACGTGACGAACCTCGACCCCACCCCGGTGTTCCCGTTCGGTCACGGCGGCTCGTACACGACGTTCGAGCACACGGACCTGCGTCTGAGCAGCGACGAGATCGCCACCGACGGCACAGTGGAGGTGACGGTGCGGGTGACGAACACCGGCGACCGTGCCGGGACCGAGGTCGCCCAGCTCTACCTGCACGACGTCGTCGCCCCGGTCACCCGGCCTGCGATCGCCCTGGTGGGCTACGCCCGGGTCGACCTCGCGGCGGGTCGGTCGCGTGACGTCACCTGGCGGGTGCACGCCGATCGTCTGGCCTGGGTCGGCACCGACCACCGGTGGACCGTCGCGCCGCACGAGGGTTCGCTGTCCGTCGGGGCGAGCTCGGGCGACCTGCGCGCCACGCGCCGTCTGGCTGTGACCGGCCCGGTCCGGTCCCTCGGGCACGACCGCGTGCTGACGACGCCGGTCGAGGTGCGCTGA
- a CDS encoding M13 family metallopeptidase: protein MTTSDTTSSRAGIDRATLDPAVRPQDDLFRHVNGRWLAEHEIPADRGSDGAFRALHDEAEEQVRAIIEELGAQVAADPAAAPTGTAAQVGALYASFMDLEAVERLGTGPIRAELDRIEAAATHADLVTALGQLQRTGGAGAVQFWVDNDEKDPERYVLNLTQSGLGLPDEAYYREEQYAEVLAQYEPHVARMLTLVGVPRDAAGAQAALVVELETRLAARHWDVVRDRDATLTYNPMTLAELRASAPGFDWDAWASALALPSAALTDLVVREPDFTAGLAELWTSTPVEQWQAWLRYHLVSARAPFLGDDLVQANFDFYGRTLTGATQVRDRWKRGVSLVQGALGEAVGQVYVERHFPAGHKVRMLELVENLVAAYRESISALEWMGPETRAKALAKLDAFTPKIGYPDRWKSYEGLEITADDLVGNVRRSHAYEQDRELRKIGKPVDRDEWFMTPQTVNAYYNPGMNEIVFPAAILRPPFFDPDAEDAVNYGGIGAVIGHEIGHGFDDQGSKYDGAGRLEDWWTPADRAEFEKRTTALIDQYSAYSPAQLDGSHHVNGALTIGENIGDLGGLSIALKAYRIALGVPLEQGPVIDELTATQRVLLSWARVWREKGRDETVIRLLATDPHSPDEFRCNGVLSNVEEFYEAYDVGPDDGLYLPPDQRVWIW, encoded by the coding sequence ATGACGACCTCTGATACCACCAGCTCGCGCGCCGGCATCGACCGGGCGACGCTCGACCCGGCCGTCCGGCCGCAGGACGACCTCTTCCGGCACGTCAACGGACGGTGGCTCGCCGAGCACGAGATCCCGGCCGATCGCGGGTCGGACGGTGCGTTCCGCGCGCTGCACGACGAGGCCGAGGAGCAGGTCAGGGCGATCATCGAGGAGCTCGGCGCGCAGGTCGCCGCCGATCCGGCCGCCGCTCCGACCGGCACGGCCGCCCAGGTCGGCGCGCTGTACGCGAGCTTCATGGATCTCGAGGCGGTCGAACGGCTCGGAACCGGGCCGATCCGCGCGGAGCTCGACCGGATCGAGGCTGCGGCGACGCACGCCGACCTCGTCACCGCCCTCGGTCAGCTCCAGCGCACCGGCGGCGCCGGGGCCGTCCAGTTCTGGGTCGACAACGACGAGAAGGACCCCGAGCGCTACGTCCTGAACCTGACCCAGTCCGGCCTCGGGCTCCCGGACGAGGCGTACTACCGCGAGGAGCAGTACGCCGAGGTCCTGGCGCAGTACGAGCCGCACGTCGCCCGCATGCTCACCCTGGTCGGCGTCCCGCGGGACGCGGCCGGCGCCCAGGCGGCGCTCGTCGTCGAGCTCGAGACCCGGTTGGCAGCGCGGCACTGGGACGTCGTCCGCGACCGCGACGCGACCCTCACCTACAACCCGATGACGCTGGCCGAGCTCCGCGCCAGCGCGCCCGGCTTCGACTGGGACGCGTGGGCGAGCGCGCTGGCACTGCCGTCGGCGGCCCTGACCGACCTCGTGGTGCGCGAGCCGGACTTCACCGCCGGCCTTGCCGAGCTGTGGACGTCCACCCCCGTCGAGCAGTGGCAGGCGTGGCTGCGGTACCACCTGGTCAGCGCGCGTGCACCGTTCCTGGGCGACGACCTCGTGCAGGCCAACTTCGACTTCTACGGCCGCACCCTGACCGGGGCGACGCAGGTGCGTGACCGCTGGAAGCGCGGGGTGTCCCTCGTCCAGGGCGCTCTCGGCGAGGCCGTCGGGCAGGTGTACGTCGAGCGGCACTTCCCGGCCGGCCACAAGGTCCGGATGCTCGAGCTGGTCGAGAACCTCGTCGCCGCGTACCGCGAGTCCATCAGTGCACTCGAGTGGATGGGGCCCGAGACCCGCGCCAAGGCGCTGGCCAAGCTCGACGCGTTCACGCCGAAGATCGGCTACCCGGACCGCTGGAAGTCCTACGAGGGCCTCGAGATCACCGCGGACGACCTGGTGGGCAACGTCCGTCGCTCGCACGCGTACGAGCAGGATCGCGAGCTGCGCAAGATCGGCAAGCCGGTCGACCGCGACGAGTGGTTCATGACGCCGCAGACGGTCAACGCCTACTACAACCCGGGCATGAACGAGATCGTCTTCCCGGCCGCCATCCTGCGGCCGCCGTTCTTCGACCCCGACGCCGAGGACGCCGTCAACTACGGCGGCATCGGTGCGGTGATCGGTCACGAGATCGGCCACGGGTTCGACGACCAGGGCTCGAAGTACGACGGTGCCGGGCGGCTCGAGGACTGGTGGACGCCGGCGGACCGCGCGGAGTTCGAGAAGCGCACCACGGCACTGATCGACCAGTACTCGGCCTACTCCCCCGCGCAGCTCGACGGCTCGCACCACGTCAACGGGGCGCTGACCATCGGCGAGAACATCGGTGACCTCGGTGGCCTGTCGATCGCGCTCAAGGCCTACCGGATCGCGCTCGGTGTGCCGCTCGAGCAGGGTCCCGTGATCGACGAGCTGACGGCCACCCAGCGCGTCCTGCTGAGCTGGGCCCGGGTATGGCGCGAGAAGGGTCGTGACGAGACGGTCATCCGGCTCCTGGCGACGGACCCGCACTCGCCCGACGAGTTCCGGTGCAACGGCGTCCTGAGCAACGTCGAGGAGTTCTACGAGGCATACGACGTCGGGCCGGACGACGGCCTCTACCTGCCGCCCGACCAGCGGGTGTGGATCTGGTGA
- a CDS encoding NAD(P)/FAD-dependent oxidoreductase, whose amino-acid sequence MTAAVDRTAIAPRYDVVVVGGGHNGLTAAAYLARAGRTVLLLEQADRLGGATQSVRPFAGRDARLSRYSYLVSLMPRAVRDELGLDLTLVRRRIASYTPLPADPTRGLLVDPGDDEVTAQSFVGVGAGSDASSWRTFGARTRRLAQGLFPTMTDPLPTPDRVRELVGSSWWRDLVQAPLGELVEATFDSDLVRGVVLTDALIGTFARAHDPSLIQNRCFLYHVIGGGTGDWDVPVGGMGAVLSALEDAARAAGAQLRTSARVTGIDPDSPAVTFDDDGVMRTVGARHVLAGCSPRELERLLGRTPGEPGPEGAQLKVNMLLTRLPRLHDAAVRPQDAFAGTFHVNEGYDQLERAYAQAAVGTVPTTPPLEIYCHSLTDPSILGADLQRSGHHTLTLFGLHMPARLFRSDPDATRDHALAATLASLDSVLAEPIEDCLALDADGRPCLEVRTPVDLEIDVGLPGGHIFHRDLSWPWAEPSGGSDHPAARWGVATEHPAVLLCGAGARRGGGVSGIPGRSAAMAVLAT is encoded by the coding sequence ATGACTGCTGCCGTCGACCGGACCGCGATCGCACCGCGCTACGACGTCGTCGTGGTCGGAGGTGGGCACAACGGGCTCACCGCGGCGGCCTACCTGGCCCGTGCCGGGCGCACCGTGCTGCTGCTCGAGCAGGCCGACCGCCTCGGGGGCGCGACCCAGTCGGTCCGCCCGTTCGCCGGCCGGGACGCGCGGCTGTCGCGATACTCCTACCTCGTCTCGCTGATGCCGAGGGCCGTCCGTGACGAGCTGGGTCTCGACCTGACGCTGGTTCGTCGCCGCATCGCGTCCTACACCCCGCTACCCGCTGATCCGACCCGTGGTCTGCTCGTCGACCCGGGCGACGACGAGGTGACCGCGCAGTCCTTCGTCGGCGTCGGCGCCGGATCGGATGCGTCGTCCTGGCGCACGTTCGGTGCCAGGACCCGGCGGCTGGCGCAGGGGCTGTTCCCGACCATGACCGACCCGCTGCCCACGCCTGACCGCGTGCGCGAGCTGGTGGGGTCGTCCTGGTGGCGGGACCTCGTCCAGGCGCCGCTCGGCGAGCTCGTCGAGGCGACGTTCGACTCCGACCTGGTGCGCGGTGTCGTGCTCACCGATGCACTGATCGGCACGTTCGCGCGGGCCCACGACCCCTCGCTGATCCAGAACCGGTGCTTCCTGTACCACGTGATCGGCGGCGGGACGGGCGACTGGGACGTCCCCGTCGGCGGCATGGGAGCGGTGCTCTCGGCGCTCGAGGACGCCGCCCGCGCGGCCGGGGCGCAGCTCCGGACCTCGGCGCGGGTGACCGGCATCGACCCGGACTCGCCGGCCGTGACGTTCGACGACGACGGCGTGATGCGCACCGTCGGGGCGCGGCACGTGCTGGCCGGGTGCAGCCCGCGCGAGCTCGAGCGGCTGCTCGGTCGGACGCCCGGCGAGCCCGGTCCCGAGGGTGCGCAGCTCAAGGTCAACATGCTGCTGACCCGGCTGCCCCGCCTGCACGACGCGGCGGTCCGGCCGCAGGACGCCTTCGCCGGGACGTTCCACGTCAACGAGGGCTACGACCAGCTCGAGCGCGCCTACGCGCAGGCAGCGGTCGGCACGGTGCCGACGACCCCGCCGCTGGAGATCTACTGCCACTCGCTGACCGACCCGTCCATCCTCGGCGCCGACCTGCAGCGCAGCGGGCACCACACCCTGACCCTGTTCGGTCTGCACATGCCTGCCCGGCTGTTCCGGTCCGACCCGGACGCCACCCGGGACCACGCCCTGGCGGCGACCCTCGCATCGCTCGACAGCGTGCTCGCCGAACCGATCGAGGACTGCCTCGCCCTGGACGCGGACGGCCGGCCCTGCCTCGAGGTGCGCACGCCGGTGGACCTCGAGATCGACGTCGGGCTGCCCGGCGGGCACATCTTCCACCGCGACCTGTCCTGGCCCTGGGCGGAGCCGAGCGGTGGGTCCGACCACCCGGCCGCTCGGTGGGGCGTCGCGACCGAGCACCCGGCCGTCCTGCTGTGCGGCGCCGGTGCCCGTCGGGGCGGCGGGGTCAGCGGGATCCCCGGCCGGTCGGCCGCGATGGCGGTGCTGGCGACCTGA